A single window of Archangium gephyra DNA harbors:
- a CDS encoding VOC family protein, whose product MRVKRIVANVVSPAPAEAARFYKDILGLDILMDMGWIATYGSEEEMTVQISFISEGGSGAPAPDLSIEVDDLEAVLRRVKKARIPVEYGPCDEPWGVRRFFVRDPFGKLVNILAHD is encoded by the coding sequence ATGCGAGTCAAACGAATCGTGGCCAACGTGGTGAGCCCGGCACCGGCTGAAGCCGCTCGCTTCTACAAGGACATCCTGGGGCTCGACATCCTCATGGACATGGGATGGATCGCGACCTACGGCTCCGAGGAGGAGATGACGGTGCAGATCAGTTTCATCTCGGAAGGGGGCTCGGGTGCGCCGGCGCCAGACCTGTCGATCGAGGTGGATGATCTGGAAGCGGTGCTGCGTCGGGTGAAGAAGGCGAGAATCCCGGTGGAGTATGGCCCGTGCGACGAGCCCTGGGGCGTGCGCCGGTTCTTCGTGCGCGACCCATTCGGCAAGTTGGTGAACATCCTCGCTCACGACTGA